The Anolis carolinensis isolate JA03-04 chromosome 2, rAnoCar3.1.pri, whole genome shotgun sequence genome has a window encoding:
- the riok2 gene encoding serine/threonine-protein kinase RIO2: MGKLNVVLLRYLSRDHFRVLTAVEMGMKNHEIVPPSLIASIASLKHGGCNKLLRELAKHRLLAYERIKTVQGYRLTNGGYDYLALKTLSSRQVISSVGNQMGVGKESDIYIVANEEEEQLALKLHRLGRTSFRNLKNKRDYHKHRHKMSWLYLSRLAAMKEFAYMKALHDRKFPVPKPYDYNRHAVVMELVNGYPLCQVHQLEDPASLYNELMELIVKLANHGLIHGDFNEFNLMLDNEDRITMIDFPQMVSTSHPNAEWYFDRDVKCIRDFFMKRFGFESELYPTFKDIRRECSLDVEIAASGYTKEMQEDDELLHPAGPHDEGHETLGAQNPEEGITLENGIDQKADADFTDEAQEASEVLEQTSEEDSADESEQSLELRELSSALQQVEGQIIATGHGANTEGSVIDFSEDKKKIEKSTKIEDQTGQGEDPADKEYEDECPDLIDLSTTNKEFRPFRDEEALFHINDHRTRTTSVTSVGSAGSRSTIPPELVRQKIKRQLTKQQKATLRRRLQKGEANVYTKQRRENMHNIKSSLDAASFWG; encoded by the exons ATGGGGAAGCTAAATGTAGTTTTGCTCCGGTACCTTTCCCGGGATCACTTCAGGGTGTTAACGGCG GTGGAGATGGGTATGAAGAACCATGAAATAGTTCCTCCCAGCCTGATTGCCTCTATTGCCAGCCTTAAGCATGGGGGATGCAACAAACTTCTGAGAGAATTAGCAAAACACAGGCTCTTGGCTTATGAGCGAATTAAAA CTGTTCAGGGTTATCGATTAACTAATGGAGGATATGATTATCTTGCCTTGAAAACTCTTTCTTCTCGACAAGTTATCAGTTCGGTTGGAAACCAAATGGGTGTTGGAAAAGAATCAG ACATTTATATTGTTGCAAATGAGGAAGAGGAGCAACTTGCATTAAAGTTACATCGGCTTGGGAGAACATCCTTTCGGAACTTAAAAAACAAGCGTGATTATCATAAACACCGGCACAAGATGTCATGGCTTTACCTATCACGGCTGGCTGCAATGAAAGAATTTGCGTACATGAAG GCTTTGCATGACAGAAAATTTCCAGTTCCAAAACCATATGACTACAATCGACATGCAGTAGTAATGGAACTTGTCAATGGATACCCACT atGTCAAGTGCATCAGCTTGAAGACCCTGCTTCTCTATATAATGAGTTAATGGAATTAATTGTCAAGCTTGCTAACCATGGTTTGATCCATGGGGATTTTAATGAGTTCAATCTCATGTTGGATAATGAAGATCGGATCACAATGATAGATTTCCCTCAAATGGTTTCTACCTCACATCCAAATGCTGAATG GTATTTTGACAGAGATGTGAAATGCATTCGTGATTTCTTCATGAAGCGCTTTGGCTTTGAAAGTGAACTCTATCCAACGTTCAAGGATATTAG GAGAGAATGTTCTCTTGATGTTGAAATTGCAGCCAGTGGTTACACCAAAGAAATGCAGGAGGATGATGAGCTGCTTCACCCAGCTGGACCTCATGATGAGGGTCATGAAACTCTTGGTGCGCAAAACCCTGAAGAGGGAATAACTCTGGAAAATGGCATAGATCAAAAGGCTGATGCAGACTTCACAGATGAGGCGCAAGAAGCCTCTGAAGTTTTGGAACAAACTAGTGAAGAAGACAGTGCAGATGAAAGTGAACAAAGTTTGGAGCTGCGGGAGCTCAGCAGTGCCTTACAACAAGTTGAAGGACAAATTATTGCTACTGGCCATGGTGCTAATACAGAAGGCTCTGTAATTGATTTTTCTGAAGataaaaagaaaattgaaaaatCCACCAAAATTGAAGATCAGACAGGTCAAGGAGAAGATCCTGCTGACAAAGAATATGAAGATGAATGCCCTGATCTGATTGATTTGTCTACAACAAACAAAGAATTCAGGCCTTTCAG AGATGAAGAGGCCTTGTTTCACATCAATGACCACAGAACAAGAACCACAAGTGTGACTTCAGTGGGCAGTGCTGGAAGCCGGTCAACAATTCCTCCA